The Tropicibacter oceani DNA segment ACGCCATGCGCTTTGCCGCAATGCGCGCCGCCAACACCGGCGGCGGCGTCGAAATCCTGTCGGTCATACCGCCCGACGAATTCAACCACTGGATCGGCGTCGGCGACATCATGCGCGAAGAGGCCCGCGAACGCATCCACGCCCATTTCGAAGTTTTCGCCAAATGGATGCGCGACAAGCAGGGCGTCGACCCCGAACTGGTCATCCGCGAAGGAGAGCCCGTCCCCGAGATCATCGCCCAGGTCAAGGAAGACCCCGATATCGGCATTCTCGTGCTGGGCGCCGCCACGGACAAGAAGGGCCCCGGCCCGATCATCACGCAGCTGATGAAGAACTCGGGCGCCTTGCCGATCCCGATCACCATCGTCCCCGGCGACATGAGCAAGGAGCGGCTTGAAGCCGTCACCTGAGGTTTCCCCTAGCGGTCTGCGCCAGATCAACGACAAGGCGGCGAAACCATGCAGGCTGGCGCAAAACCGAGGGACCGCCATGCCCGCCGCGCAAAACCGATCCGATCTGCTGGCCGTGACCCAAAAGGAATTCGACAAGCTCGAAGCCCTGCTGGACAGCCTGCCCGCCCGCCTCTGGACCACCCCGGACCCGGATGCGGACAACGCCACGATCAAGGACATCGTCGGGCATCGGGCCGCCTGGATCGACCTTTTCCTTGGCTGGTACAAACAGGGCCTGACCGGCGCGCCCGTCGCCATCCCGGCCCCGGGGTACAAGTGGAACGATCTCAAACGCTTCAACGCCGATCTGCGCCATCGGCAGGCGGCTATGACCCCGGCCGAGGCCCGTGCGCTGCTGCGTGAAAACCACCGTCGGCTTGTGGATTTTGTCAAGAACCTGCCCGAGAAAGCGCTATACGGCGCACCCATGCAGGGCGGCGGCAATGCCTGGACGACCGGCCGCTGGGCTGAGGCGGCAGGCGCATCGCACTACCGGTCGGCCACCAAGTACATAAGGGGCCGTTTGCGGACC contains these protein-coding regions:
- a CDS encoding universal stress protein encodes the protein MRKFLVVLDDSRECLNAMRFAAMRAANTGGGVEILSVIPPDEFNHWIGVGDIMREEARERIHAHFEVFAKWMRDKQGVDPELVIREGEPVPEIIAQVKEDPDIGILVLGAATDKKGPGPIITQLMKNSGALPIPITIVPGDMSKERLEAVT
- a CDS encoding ClbS/DfsB family four-helix bundle protein — its product is MPAAQNRSDLLAVTQKEFDKLEALLDSLPARLWTTPDPDADNATIKDIVGHRAAWIDLFLGWYKQGLTGAPVAIPAPGYKWNDLKRFNADLRHRQAAMTPAEARALLRENHRRLVDFVKNLPEKALYGAPMQGGGNAWTTGRWAEAAGASHYRSATKYIRGRLRTLADHEPV